From the genome of Bacteroidota bacterium:
CCGAAGCCCATGATCCTCTGCTGATTGGCGCACTGTTGCGGTTAATCGTGGCCTGTGGGAATGCTGGATTGTAGAAGTTGATGATCAGACTTCCAGGAGCATTTTGCATCCCGTCGCCGTTGTGCACCGACACGCCGATAGCGTTGGATTGGGTCGTGAGAATATCATCCAAAATGCGTGCACCATCAGGGCAATAGCCGCACCAAGCGCCCGTAAATTCCTCAATCACCACCTTTTGGACTGTCTGCGCCGTGGCAAACTGCATGCACGCGAGCAAAGTGAAGGCTAGAAGTAGATTTTTTTTCATTTTACCTTGTTAATTTCCAATTGATTAAGCGGCATCGCGCTCAAAATGTGAAGATAACAAATCACAACCAATTTCCAATGCGGAATTCGATGTTGAAACCTGAAAAATCTACTGTTGTCGCCCCGAAGGCAATCCGGAGCATTTGCCGTGACTTGCATTTCAGGCTGGATTCAACGCTTTTTCCATTTCAAAAATGGAATTATCATGGGCACTTCTGCTTGATAGCGCCGGTACGCATCCCCAAATCGGTCCACAAGATCCCGTTCCTCAAAGTGAATGCCGATCAGAATGTAAGCGGTCATTACTTCGGCGAAAAAAAGGTGGTCATGCGTCATCACGGGAGAGAGCCAAAACATCAACAACATTCCCAAATACAGAGGATGACGTACCAATCGGTAGGGTCTCGGGATAGACAAAAGCTCTGGTTGAGGCGGCTGATCCCGGAGAATGCGGATGACGGAACGCACGCCGATCAAATCCAATCCGTCCATGGCCAACCCTGCCCAAGCAATGACAACAATTCCAAGGAATGCGCCTGCATGCAGGAAATAGCCGCCCACCGTGCCGCTCAGGTCATACAACGGCGGACTCAACGGCGACCACAACAATGACAGCGAAAACAAGACAAATCCTGAAACCATGACATAAAAACTGCGCTCGAGTTCGGCAGGCATCAGGCGGATCAGAATTCTCTTGAAGGATTTGCGCGCCATGAGACTGTGCTGCACGCCAAAAGAAACCAACAGCACTAAATTCAGCGGCATGCCGCCCCGAAACAGGTAATATTCCTTGAAGGTCTCCGGAAACTGAAAATCCCACAAAAGCAACCCGAATGCAGCCATTCCCAGCAACCCAATGATCACAGCAAAGACGGAAAATTGTAGAAACAGGATTTTGCGCATGAGATGAAAAAACAATTGAGGCTTGAAGGTAGTCGAATTTGCCCAGAGTCCATCGCTTCGAAATCGGGCGAATGCCAAAATTTCCAGCGTATTTTTGGCTCTATGGAAGCAATCCACCACTATAGGCATCCATTTCGGCGAATGCATCCGGCGCAAACCACTTCAAGTCTTCATAACGCCGAAACCAAGTGAATTGGCGCTTCGCATACCGCCGCGT
Proteins encoded in this window:
- a CDS encoding isoprenylcysteine carboxylmethyltransferase family protein, whose product is MRKILFLQFSVFAVIIGLLGMAAFGLLLWDFQFPETFKEYYLFRGGMPLNLVLLVSFGVQHSLMARKSFKRILIRLMPAELERSFYVMVSGFVLFSLSLLWSPLSPPLYDLSGTVGGYFLHAGAFLGIVVIAWAGLAMDGLDLIGVRSVIRILRDQPPQPELLSIPRPYRLVRHPLYLGMLLMFWLSPVMTHDHLFFAEVMTAYILIGIHFEERDLVDRFGDAYRRYQAEVPMIIPFLKWKKR